From Sphingobacteriaceae bacterium:
CCGCTCCCAAGGCCACCACTTCATCGGGGTTGATCCCCTTGAAAGGCTCCTTCCCCACGAACTTGGCGATGGCCGCCTGCACCGCCGGGATGCGGGTGGAGCCGCCCACCAAGATGACCCGGTCCACCTGGTGGGGCTCCAGGCCGGCGTCCTGCAGGGCCTGGCGGGTGGGCCCCATGGTGGCTTCCACCAGGTCGTGGGTCAACTCTTCGAACTTGGCCCTGGTCAAATCCAAGTCCAAATGCTTCGGACCGCTGGCGTCGGCGGTAATGAAGGGCAGGTTGATGTTGGTGGTGAGCACGGTGGACAGTTCGATCTTGGCCCGTTCCGCCGCCTCCCGCAGCCGCTGGAGGGCCATCCGGTCCTGGCGCAAGTCGATGCCGTGCTGGGCCTTGAATTGCTCGGCCAGCCAGTCCACCACCCGCTCGTCGAAGTGGTCGCCGCCCAAGTTGTTGTTGCCGCTGGTGGCCCGTACCTCGATGAGCTTCTCATCCATGTCCACCGTAAGAATGGAAACGTCGAAGGTGCCGCCGCCCAAGTCGAACACCAGCACCGTCTGCTCGCCGCTGCCCAGCTGCCGGCTGTAGGCCAGGGCCGCCGCCGTAGGCTCGTTGATGATGCGCAGCACTTCCAGGCCGGCGATGCGCCCGGCGTCCTTGGTGGCCTGGCGCTGGGAGTCGGTGAAGTAGGCCGGCACCGTGATGACCGCCTGGGTGACGGGCTGCCCCAGATAGGCCTCGGCATCCTGCTTCAGCTTCCGCAGGATGTTGGCGGAAATCTCCTGGGGCGTGTAATCCTTGTCGTCGATGCGGATCCGCACATCCCCCTGGGGGCCCCGGACCAGCTGATAGGACACCTTGGCTTCCTGGGCCTCCTGGTCGTAGTTGCGGCCCATGAAGCGTTTGACCGAATGAACGGTGCGCTCGGCGTTGGTGACCGCCTGCCGCTTGGCCAACTGGCCTACCAGGAGTTCGCCTTCCCGGGTCCAGGCCACCACCGACGGGGTGGTGCGGTCGCCTTCGGCGTTGGGAATAATGGTGGGCTCGCCGCCTTCCACGACGGCAATGGCCGAATTGGTGGTGCCCAAGTCAATGCCGATGACTTTCCCCATCGCTATTCACCTGCTTTCTCCTCTGGTTCCGCCGTCTCCCCCGGCTCCGCCGGG
This genomic window contains:
- a CDS encoding Hsp70 family protein; translated protein: MGKVIGIDLGTTNSAIAVVEGGEPTIIPNAEGDRTTPSVVAWTREGELLVGQLAKRQAVTNAERTVHSVKRFMGRNYDQEAQEAKVSYQLVRGPQGDVRIRIDDKDYTPQEISANILRKLKQDAEAYLGQPVTQAVITVPAYFTDSQRQATKDAGRIAGLEVLRIINEPTAAALAYSRQLGSGEQTVLVFDLGGGTFDVSILTVDMDEKLIEVRATSGNNNLGGDHFDERVVDWLAEQFKAQHGIDLRQDRMALQRLREAAERAKIELSTVLTTNINLPFITADASGPKHLDLDLTRAKFEELTHDLVEATMGPTRQALQDAGLEPHQVDRVILVGGSTRIPAVQAAIAKFVGKEPFKGINPDEVVALGA